The following proteins are co-located in the Cydia pomonella isolate Wapato2018A chromosome 19, ilCydPomo1, whole genome shotgun sequence genome:
- the LOC133528276 gene encoding CLIP domain-containing serine protease HP8-like, with the protein MLKCTVVLVVVLEFVYIVAGNNDNIRAHPAWKLLQQFECGDSAADRIIGGFNAGLGQFPWIARLGYTSEDEPEIDWMCGGVLITNRHVVTAAHCITDEDSGYKLSFVRLGEHNTVTDPDCQLHVCAPKVQDRKPKVIRPHANFNNPAFQNDIAIISLDSPVQLHDYVAPICLPYSDEQLATLPLGEMLTVAGWGKMNMTTEERAKILQYVQIPVVEKSACNLFGKAFKMTAMQICAGAIQNKDACGGDSGGPVMKVFDNDEGPKNYLIGVVSFGPTICGIKKPGVYSSSVEYLRWILDNIMTT; encoded by the exons ATGCTTAAGTGCACTGTAGTGTTAGTTGTAGTCTTAGAATTTGTATATATTGTAGCTGGTAATAATG ATAACATAAGGGCACATCCCGCATGGAAGTTGCTACAGCAGTTCGAGTGTGGAGACAGTGCCGCAGACAGGATTATTGGCGGGTTCAACGCCGGACTCGGCCAGTTTCCATGGATAGCTCGCCTCGGATACACAA GCGAGGACGAGCCAGAGATAGATTGGATGTGCGGCGGCGTGCTTATCACCAACCGGCACGTGGTTACCGCCGCTCACTGCATCACCGATGAGGACTCGGGTTACAAACT GTCCTTCGTCCGTCTAGGCGAACACAACACGGTGACAGACCCTGACTGTCAGCTGCACGTGTGCGCGCCGAAGGTCCAGGATCGAAAGCCTAAAGTCATCAGACCTCACGCCAACTTCAACAACCCGGCCTTCCAGAACGACATTGCTATCATCTCTTTGGATAGTCCTGTACAGTTGCATG ATTACGTGGCGCCAATATGCCTGCCATACAGCGACGAGCAACTAGCGACGTTGCCCCTGGGTGAAATGCTGACAGTTGCCGGCTGGGGCAAGATGAATATGACCACGGAGGAGCGGGCAAAGATCTTACAATACGTTCag ATACCAGTAGTGGAGAAGTCAGCATGCAACCTGTTCGGGAAGGCGTTCAAGATGACCGCTATGCAGATTTGCGCAggtgccatacaaaataaggaCGCATGCGGGGGCGACTCCGGGGGACCTGTCATGAAG gTGTTTGACAATGATGAGGGACCAAAGAACTATCTCATCGGTGTGGTGTCCTTCGGGCCGACGATTTGCGGCATCAAGAAACCAGGCGTCTATTCTTCGTCCGTGGAATATCTCAGATGGATTTTAGACAACATAATGACGACTTga